The DNA window GCCGCTGTTGCGCGCGCGTTTCGGCTGGGATGCCGTGGCTTCGCGTTATGCCGAGTGGCTGCGCAGGGCGATGGCTGTGCCGGCTGCTGTCACGGAGCCGGACCTGCATGACTGAAGCCGATAACGCCCGGGTGATCGCGGTGACGGTCACCTTCCATCCCGATCCGGTCCAGCTGGAGCGCCAGGTGTTGGCATTGAGCGGGGTGGCCCGGCACTGGCTGGTCGACAATGCCTCCACGGCTGCCGAACGGGAGGGCTTGCGACAGTTGGCCGAGCGCCACCCGCACCTGCAGTTGTTGTGGCTGGATCACAATATGGGGCTGGCCGAGGCCATCAATCGGGCGGTCGCCGCAATGGGGTCTCAAGCGGACGCGACTTGTTTGCTGCTGCTGGATCAGGATACCGATTGGTCCGTGACGGCTTTGCCGCTGTTGCTTGCCGCGCTGGACGAGGTCACTGCGGCCTCCGGCGTGCCTTGCATGGTCGGGCCGGCGCTGCGCGATCCGGGCAGCGGCATGAATCACGGCTTTCATGCCATCGACGGCCTGCGCTGGATCAGGCGCCAGCCCTCCATCGATCGCCGGGTCGCGGTGCCGGTCGCCAGCCTCAATGGCAGTGGCAGCTTGCTGCCGCTGAGTCTGTTCCGGCAGGTGGGTGGCCTCGAGTCCGGGCTGTTTATCGACCATGTCGATACCGAATTCTCGTTCCGGCTGAGCGCGGCCGGCGCCGGACTCTGGGGGGTGCCCTGGGTCCAGGTCGATCACGCCATGGGCGAGCGCGGTCGGCGGATCTGGCTGCTGGGCTGGCGATTGTTTCCCGATCGCAGTCCGGCCCGGCATGCCTATCTGTATCGAAACACGGTACGACTGCTGCGAAGGTCCTATGTGCCGGCGGTATGGAAATTCTGGGCCGTGCTGAAGCTGGCCCTGACCGCATTGCTGTGCCTGCTGTACGACCCACGTCGCCGCGCGCAATGGCGGGCGATGGGGCAGGGCATCCGCGAAGGTCTGGGCCATGACCCCGATGCCAAGTGACGCTACACGGGTCCATGCCGTGGTGGTGGCCTGGCGGCCTGATCGGGCCGACTTGCAGGCGTTGCTGCAGCGCCTGCAGAGTCAGGTCGAACATGTCTGGATCGTCGACAATACCTCGCCCGGCGAGGGCGAGGTCGAATCATGCCTGTCCCCGGACCGGCTGGGACAGCCGGGCCTGAGCCTGCTGTCCCAGCATTGCAACCTGGGTATCGCCACGGGTTTCAATATCGGCCTGCGCGCTGCGTTGGCCGCCGGCGCCAGCCATGTACTGCTCAGCGACCAGGACAGTCTGCCGGCCGAGGATATGGTGGTGCGACTGCTGGAGGCGGAGCGGAGCCTGCTGGCGCAGGGAAAGTCGCCGGCCGCGGTGGGGCCGGGTTTCAGCAAT is part of the Frateuria aurantia DSM 6220 genome and encodes:
- a CDS encoding glycosyltransferase; translated protein: MTEADNARVIAVTVTFHPDPVQLERQVLALSGVARHWLVDNASTAAEREGLRQLAERHPHLQLLWLDHNMGLAEAINRAVAAMGSQADATCLLLLDQDTDWSVTALPLLLAALDEVTAASGVPCMVGPALRDPGSGMNHGFHAIDGLRWIRRQPSIDRRVAVPVASLNGSGSLLPLSLFRQVGGLESGLFIDHVDTEFSFRLSAAGAGLWGVPWVQVDHAMGERGRRIWLLGWRLFPDRSPARHAYLYRNTVRLLRRSYVPAVWKFWAVLKLALTALLCLLYDPRRRAQWRAMGQGIREGLGHDPDAK